The Saccharomonospora cyanea NA-134 genome includes a region encoding these proteins:
- the def gene encoding peptide deformylase, which produces MTMRELRYFGDPVLKSPSDPVTTFDDTTRALVDDLLDTVRAPGRAGLAAPQIGVGLRAFSYNVDGAVGYVLNPEIVELSEERHEVMEGCLSLPELGFPTVRAVRATVKGVDLRNEPVTVSGEGLMAQCLQHEVDHLDGLLYIDRLDPEHRKQALRQARGKDWFWSR; this is translated from the coding sequence ATGACCATGCGCGAGCTTCGTTACTTCGGCGATCCGGTGTTGAAGTCGCCCTCGGACCCGGTGACGACGTTCGACGACACGACGCGGGCGTTGGTGGACGACCTGCTCGACACGGTGCGGGCTCCGGGCCGCGCCGGGCTCGCTGCGCCCCAGATCGGCGTGGGCCTGCGCGCGTTCAGCTACAACGTGGACGGCGCCGTGGGGTACGTGCTGAACCCGGAGATCGTGGAGCTCTCCGAGGAGAGGCACGAGGTCATGGAGGGCTGCCTGTCGCTGCCCGAACTGGGCTTTCCGACGGTGCGCGCCGTGCGTGCGACGGTCAAGGGTGTGGACCTGCGCAACGAGCCGGTGACCGTGTCCGGCGAGGGGCTCATGGCCCAGTGTCTGCAACACGAGGTCGACCACCTCGACGGGTTGCTGTACATCGACCGGCTCGACCCGGAGCATCGGAAGCAGGCGCTGCGCCAAGCACGCGGCAAGGACTGGTTCTGGTCTCGATAG
- a CDS encoding maleylpyruvate isomerase family mycothiol-dependent enzyme → MTGIVVDHGRLLDVIGYEAELLVETSRAAAPGTAVPTCPGWTLGEIVRHVGSVHRAASHWLLRGEAPRRWQRDPSPGQTVQSYLREGTEGLRDVIAAREPSEPAATWWGGDPTTGFWCRRMAHETTVHRVDAEQAAGVESAEISHDVALDGIDEALLLWFGHRLPMLGVTATRPATVAVTVAGCRWTARMTPEATVAWRSPAYDAEEVDAVVSGEPDRVFLWLWGRQGPGAVTVTGDEDAAGQLWALLRLATR, encoded by the coding sequence ATGACCGGAATCGTGGTCGATCACGGTCGGCTGCTCGACGTCATCGGTTACGAAGCCGAACTACTGGTGGAGACCTCCCGTGCGGCCGCCCCCGGCACGGCCGTGCCGACGTGTCCGGGGTGGACACTGGGTGAGATCGTGCGACATGTGGGAAGTGTCCACCGGGCAGCCTCCCACTGGTTGCTCCGGGGCGAAGCGCCGCGACGATGGCAACGTGATCCGTCCCCGGGTCAGACCGTGCAGAGTTACCTGCGGGAGGGGACCGAAGGGTTGCGTGACGTGATCGCCGCGCGTGAGCCGTCCGAGCCTGCGGCCACGTGGTGGGGTGGCGACCCGACGACCGGGTTCTGGTGTCGCCGCATGGCCCACGAGACGACGGTGCACCGGGTCGACGCCGAACAGGCCGCGGGGGTGGAGAGCGCCGAGATCTCCCACGACGTCGCCCTGGACGGTATCGACGAGGCTCTGCTGCTGTGGTTCGGTCACCGGCTGCCGATGCTCGGTGTCACCGCCACCAGGCCTGCCACAGTGGCGGTCACGGTGGCAGGCTGCCGTTGGACCGCGCGTATGACGCCCGAGGCCACCGTCGCGTGGCGAAGCCCCGCGTACGACGCCGAGGAGGTGGACGCCGTGGTGTCCGGCGAGCCCGATCGGGTCTTCCTCTGGTTGTGGGGACGGCAGGGACCCGGAGCGGTCACCGTCACGGGTGACGAGGACGCCGCCGGGCAGTTGTGGGCGCTGTTGCGGCTGGCCACGCGGTGA
- a CDS encoding SAV_6107 family HEPN domain-containing protein yields MFEPRRPASPEAVALLGQAEHGLAEVDRETTAAGRFVASYLSALRAGAAILVAKGRPHRRAARPQSTWTLLTSAAPEVAQWAEYFAARSAAYAAAQAGISRHVGAEAADELRDRAGEFLSLARRVVHGSDDEPEPRTSRCGACTRPRSRRGGE; encoded by the coding sequence GTGTTCGAGCCGCGGCGGCCCGCCTCACCCGAGGCCGTGGCCCTGCTCGGGCAGGCCGAGCACGGCCTTGCCGAAGTCGACCGGGAAACGACGGCCGCGGGCAGGTTCGTCGCCTCTTACCTGTCCGCGCTGCGGGCGGGCGCCGCGATCCTGGTGGCGAAGGGGCGCCCCCATCGCCGTGCGGCGAGGCCTCAGAGCACCTGGACTTTGCTGACCTCGGCCGCGCCCGAGGTGGCGCAGTGGGCCGAGTACTTCGCGGCTCGCTCGGCCGCTTACGCGGCGGCGCAGGCGGGCATCAGCCGACACGTGGGAGCCGAGGCCGCCGACGAGTTGCGAGACCGCGCGGGGGAGTTCCTGTCGCTGGCCCGGCGTGTGGTGCACGGAAGCGATGACGAGCCCGAACCGCGGACCTCCCGGTGCGGCGCGTGTACCCGGCCCCGGTCGCGGCGAGGTGGGGAATGA
- a CDS encoding YbaK/EbsC family protein, with amino-acid sequence MSRTPDRSTDPARDHPAVAKVAVALAEAGQTDSAERIRFLPRAARTAAQAAGALGVPVGAIANSLVFRMTTADGTSAPLLVLTSGAHRADTGRLATLTGARSVERADPDFVRAHTGHVIGGVAPVGHPGRITTLVDEALREYGTVWAAAGHPHTVFPTTFAGLVAATGGRPATVASQTVRVSHAGPPDSTDPHTGRAAPR; translated from the coding sequence ATGAGCCGGACACCCGACCGATCCACCGACCCCGCCCGCGATCACCCGGCCGTCGCCAAGGTCGCCGTCGCGCTCGCCGAAGCGGGCCAGACCGACAGCGCCGAGCGCATCCGGTTCCTCCCCCGTGCCGCTCGCACGGCAGCGCAGGCCGCCGGAGCACTGGGAGTGCCCGTGGGCGCCATCGCCAACAGCCTGGTGTTCCGCATGACGACCGCCGACGGCACGTCGGCGCCCCTGCTCGTGCTCACCTCGGGCGCCCACCGGGCGGACACCGGCAGGCTCGCCACGCTCACCGGGGCACGGAGCGTCGAACGGGCCGATCCCGACTTCGTCAGGGCGCACACGGGGCACGTGATCGGCGGGGTGGCGCCGGTCGGCCATCCCGGTCGCATCACCACACTGGTGGACGAGGCACTGCGCGAGTACGGCACCGTGTGGGCGGCGGCGGGACACCCGCACACCGTCTTCCCCACCACGTTCGCCGGCCTCGTCGCAGCCACCGGAGGCCGCCCCGCCACGGTCGCCTCCCAGACCGTCCGCGTCTCCCACGCGGGCCCACCCGACTCGACCGACCCCCACACCGGAAGGGCAGCACCACGATGA
- a CDS encoding GNAT family N-acetyltransferase, whose protein sequence is MTTTSPGHKRIVRLTGEEFRALLPEALSIYVAAMNYPPNTAQQRAPMWLTHALRAGWRGVAAFDADDALVGVAYGYQGSPGQWWYEQVRRGVVAREGEDTAQTWLSDYFELTEIHVRPDHHGRGIGETLLRTLLDGVEQRHVLLSTPEGPTRAWRLYRRLGFVDVLRDYRFTGDPRAFAVLGRTLPLD, encoded by the coding sequence ATGACCACGACCTCGCCCGGCCACAAGCGCATCGTCCGGCTCACCGGCGAGGAGTTCCGCGCGCTGCTTCCCGAAGCGCTGTCGATCTACGTGGCGGCCATGAACTACCCGCCGAACACCGCGCAGCAACGGGCGCCCATGTGGCTCACCCACGCCCTGCGCGCGGGCTGGCGCGGCGTCGCGGCTTTCGACGCCGACGACGCTTTGGTGGGCGTGGCCTACGGCTACCAGGGCAGTCCCGGTCAATGGTGGTACGAGCAGGTACGCCGCGGAGTGGTGGCCCGGGAGGGCGAGGACACCGCGCAGACCTGGTTGTCCGACTACTTCGAACTCACGGAGATCCACGTGCGGCCCGACCACCACGGTCGCGGCATCGGTGAGACGCTGCTGCGCACGCTGCTGGACGGGGTCGAGCAGCGGCACGTGCTGCTGTCGACCCCGGAGGGGCCCACCCGCGCGTGGCGGCTGTACCGCAGGCTCGGCTTCGTCGACGTGCTGCGCGACTACCGGTTCACGGGCGACCCTCGGGCGTTCGCCGTGTTGGGACGGACGCTGCCCCTCGACTGA
- a CDS encoding DUF3237 domain-containing protein, whose protein sequence is MELPELELERIARVHVELDDALQVGPTARGVRRVVPITGGRIDGDRLRGEILPGGADWQLVHDDGSTTIDTRYTARTDDGALVYLATSGVRHGTADVLRRVAAGEAVDPREYYFRLGVRLESGDERYAWLTRTLFVASAARLVDAVAYDLYALA, encoded by the coding sequence GTGGAGCTACCGGAGCTGGAACTCGAACGGATCGCGCGAGTCCACGTGGAACTCGACGACGCCCTGCAGGTGGGCCCCACGGCGAGGGGAGTGCGGCGCGTCGTGCCGATCACCGGAGGGCGGATCGACGGCGACCGGCTGCGAGGGGAGATCCTGCCAGGTGGAGCCGACTGGCAGCTCGTGCACGACGACGGCAGTACCACCATCGACACGCGCTACACCGCGCGGACCGACGACGGCGCGCTGGTGTACCTCGCCACCTCGGGGGTACGCCACGGCACGGCCGACGTGCTCCGGCGCGTGGCCGCGGGGGAGGCGGTGGACCCCCGCGAGTACTACTTCCGCCTCGGGGTCCGGCTCGAATCGGGCGACGAGCGGTACGCGTGGCTGACCCGCACACTGTTCGTGGCGAGTGCGGCGCGGCTGGTCGACGCCGTGGCGTACGACCTGTACGCGCTGGCCTGA
- a CDS encoding DMT family transporter: MSTISAAPSRAASASLITAGVLWGTGGLAGAVLSERAGLSSVAVAVCRLSLGGVFALLLLGCAGRLRALPRTGAALRRLLAAGALLALYQACYFAAVTLTSVSVATMTTIGSVPVFVALAGSVLERRLPDLVTTTSVMCAVLGLVLLTWSPGDASGGGSLVLGLACALTSGAGFAALTLVTRDTVEGLDPLRTTAFGCLVGAVLLLPLLALSPVPLGDALWPVGADVLAVAVYLGAVPTALAYGAYFRGLAGSRPVVAALSALLEPLTAAVLAAVLLGDDLGLTGWCGAALLVGAVAGGYVRPAR; encoded by the coding sequence ATGTCCACCATCAGTGCCGCGCCGTCGCGCGCGGCCTCCGCCAGTTTGATCACCGCCGGGGTTCTGTGGGGTACCGGCGGCCTCGCCGGGGCCGTCCTGTCGGAGCGGGCCGGACTGTCCTCTGTCGCCGTCGCCGTGTGCCGGTTGTCGCTCGGTGGTGTCTTCGCCCTGCTCCTGCTGGGCTGCGCGGGCAGGCTGCGGGCCCTGCCCCGCACGGGAGCGGCGTTGCGACGCCTGCTCGCGGCCGGCGCCTTGCTGGCCCTCTACCAGGCGTGTTACTTCGCCGCGGTGACGCTGACCTCGGTGAGTGTCGCCACGATGACCACGATCGGCAGTGTCCCGGTGTTCGTGGCCCTCGCGGGCAGCGTGCTGGAACGCCGACTGCCCGACCTGGTGACCACGACGTCCGTCATGTGTGCCGTGCTGGGACTCGTCCTGCTCACCTGGTCGCCCGGTGATGCCTCCGGGGGAGGGAGCCTCGTCCTCGGACTCGCGTGCGCACTCACCTCCGGAGCGGGCTTCGCGGCCCTGACACTCGTCACCCGCGACACCGTCGAGGGGCTGGATCCGCTGCGCACCACGGCGTTCGGCTGCCTGGTGGGGGCGGTCCTGCTGTTGCCGCTCCTCGCACTGTCGCCCGTGCCGCTGGGCGACGCGCTGTGGCCGGTGGGGGCCGACGTGCTCGCCGTGGCGGTCTACCTGGGCGCGGTGCCCACGGCCCTGGCCTACGGCGCGTACTTCCGTGGTCTCGCGGGATCACGTCCGGTCGTCGCGGCGTTGTCCGCGCTGCTGGAGCCGCTCACGGCGGCCGTGCTGGCAGCGGTGCTCCTCGGTGACGACCTGGGGCTCACCGGGTGGTGCGGCGCGGCGTTGCTGGTCGGGGCCGTGGCCGGCGGTTATGTGCGGCCCGCCCGCTGA
- a CDS encoding sodium/calcium exchanger protein, whose product MRVPDRSDRLTPPLPLAALVTLPGLYIGAADYLGFPHPQLPAPFAALVYGIAIVGAAFILSWAAEAAQVDINGGLALALLAFLAVLPEYAVDFVFTVNAGVINAEHGHCMSGPDGSNPCSLALANMTGANRILVGVGWPLVVLVATLAVVRARRNGGAHSASAHKGWVKLPRRMSVEVFFLGAATVYSLHLPLRDSLTLVDAAVLVSLFVAYAWRLAKAPVEEPELTGTSAWVGNRPKAARRWLYGAMFGLAAIVILATAEHFAHNLVETGTELGIDHFLLVQWVAPLASESPELIVACLFAWKLHASSALGTLISSKVNQWTLLVGTIPIVFAISSGSFDGLPIDLHQRFELMITAAQSFFAVAILVSLTMTARWATALLTLFSIQFVTSIVLPEEIDRIVIAVLSGIYVILGLALLVYRFTDVRRVTRDGLATPFDVLQRADDQEAVRLSQD is encoded by the coding sequence ATGCGGGTGCCGGACCGTAGTGATCGCCTCACACCGCCACTGCCGCTCGCGGCCCTGGTGACGCTGCCCGGGCTCTACATCGGCGCCGCCGACTACCTGGGGTTCCCACATCCCCAGCTCCCCGCGCCGTTCGCCGCGCTCGTCTACGGCATCGCGATCGTCGGCGCCGCGTTCATCCTGTCGTGGGCGGCGGAGGCGGCACAGGTCGACATCAACGGCGGACTCGCCCTGGCCCTGCTGGCCTTCCTCGCCGTGCTGCCCGAGTACGCGGTCGACTTCGTGTTCACCGTGAACGCGGGCGTGATCAACGCCGAACACGGGCACTGCATGTCGGGACCGGACGGGTCCAATCCCTGTTCACTGGCCTTGGCCAACATGACCGGGGCCAACCGGATCCTCGTCGGTGTCGGCTGGCCGCTGGTGGTGCTCGTGGCCACGCTGGCTGTGGTGCGGGCGCGCCGCAACGGCGGCGCCCACAGCGCGTCCGCGCACAAGGGCTGGGTGAAGCTGCCCCGCCGCATGTCGGTGGAGGTCTTCTTCCTCGGCGCGGCCACGGTGTACTCGCTGCACCTGCCGTTGCGTGACTCGCTGACGCTCGTGGACGCGGCCGTGCTCGTGTCCCTGTTCGTCGCCTACGCGTGGCGGCTGGCGAAGGCTCCCGTGGAGGAACCCGAACTCACGGGCACGTCGGCGTGGGTCGGCAACCGCCCGAAGGCGGCCCGGCGCTGGTTGTACGGCGCCATGTTCGGCCTCGCCGCGATCGTCATCCTCGCCACGGCGGAGCACTTCGCGCACAACCTCGTGGAGACGGGTACCGAACTCGGCATCGACCACTTCCTGCTCGTACAGTGGGTCGCACCCCTGGCGAGCGAGTCGCCGGAGCTGATCGTCGCGTGCCTGTTCGCGTGGAAGCTGCACGCCAGCTCGGCGCTCGGCACGCTGATTTCGAGCAAGGTGAACCAGTGGACCCTGCTGGTGGGCACCATCCCGATCGTGTTCGCCATCTCCAGCGGTTCGTTCGACGGCCTGCCGATCGACCTGCACCAGCGGTTCGAGTTGATGATCACCGCTGCGCAGTCGTTCTTCGCCGTGGCGATCCTGGTGTCGCTGACCATGACGGCACGTTGGGCGACGGCGCTGTTGACGTTGTTCTCGATCCAGTTCGTCACCAGCATCGTGCTGCCGGAGGAGATCGACCGGATCGTGATCGCCGTGCTCAGCGGCATCTACGTGATTCTGGGACTGGCGCTGCTGGTGTACCGGTTCACCGACGTCAGGCGCGTCACACGCGACGGGCTGGCCACGCCGTTCGACGTCCTCCAGCGCGCCGACGACCAGGAGGCCGTCCGGCTCAGCCAGGACTGA
- a CDS encoding DUF885 domain-containing protein, which produces MNVHEISDQFLDDYAAAHPDLAAVVGVGDHDDQVTDYSPEGHAARGAILRRALRAMEAAEPTNDSERVAKAVFTERVGNELAIHEAGLDVASLNVIASPPQDMRMVFDLLPTATTENWETIAARMAGVPGALDGVRASLLAASEAGRAPALRQVTKVAEQADVWSGLSGGTGYFETLVSKADGVPDSLKQKLDKAAREAQEAFAELAGFLRAELAPEAPTKDAVGEDVYRLRSQYFLGADLDPRESYEWGWEEFTRVEREAKEVAERIKAGATLAEAAQALDADPRYRVRGQAEFEAWMQRLSDDALAALRDVHFEIPDPVMNLECRIAPPGGPVGAYYTGPNEDFTRPGRMWWSVPAGKEEFSTWREVSTVYHEGAPGHHLQIATQVHERSLNRFQRMFAMTSGHAEGWALYAERLMQDLGFLSDDGNLLGMLDAHLFRAARVIVDTGMHLELEIPKGTGFHEGERWTPELGLEFMLTRTITDADHVHDEIDRYLGWPGQATAYKLGERLWLEAREETRRREGEAFDLKTFHTRALRMGGMGLDTLKELLSA; this is translated from the coding sequence ATGAACGTCCACGAGATCTCTGATCAGTTCCTCGACGACTACGCCGCGGCGCACCCGGACCTGGCGGCGGTCGTCGGGGTCGGTGACCACGACGACCAGGTCACCGACTACTCCCCGGAGGGTCACGCCGCGCGGGGAGCCATCCTGCGTAGGGCGTTGCGCGCCATGGAGGCGGCGGAGCCCACCAACGACAGCGAGCGGGTCGCGAAGGCCGTGTTCACCGAGCGGGTCGGCAACGAGCTCGCGATCCACGAGGCGGGGCTCGACGTCGCGTCGTTGAACGTGATCGCCAGTCCCCCGCAGGACATGCGCATGGTGTTCGACCTGCTGCCGACGGCGACCACCGAGAACTGGGAGACGATCGCCGCGCGCATGGCCGGGGTGCCCGGCGCGCTCGACGGAGTCCGTGCCTCACTGCTGGCCGCGTCCGAGGCCGGTAGGGCTCCCGCGCTGCGGCAGGTCACCAAGGTCGCGGAGCAGGCCGACGTCTGGTCGGGCCTGTCCGGCGGCACGGGGTACTTCGAGACGCTCGTGAGCAAGGCCGACGGTGTGCCGGACAGCCTGAAGCAGAAGCTCGACAAGGCCGCGCGCGAGGCGCAGGAGGCGTTCGCCGAGCTGGCCGGGTTCCTGCGCGCGGAGCTGGCGCCCGAGGCGCCGACGAAGGACGCCGTCGGTGAGGACGTCTACCGGTTGCGGTCGCAGTACTTTCTCGGTGCCGACCTCGACCCGCGCGAGTCGTACGAGTGGGGCTGGGAGGAGTTCACCCGCGTCGAGCGTGAGGCCAAGGAGGTCGCCGAGCGCATCAAGGCGGGCGCGACGCTGGCCGAGGCCGCCCAGGCACTGGACGCCGACCCGCGGTACCGCGTGCGTGGCCAGGCCGAGTTCGAGGCGTGGATGCAGCGGCTCTCCGACGACGCGCTGGCCGCCCTGCGCGACGTCCACTTCGAGATCCCGGACCCGGTCATGAACCTGGAGTGCCGTATCGCCCCACCCGGTGGTCCGGTGGGCGCCTACTACACGGGCCCCAACGAGGACTTCACCCGGCCCGGCCGTATGTGGTGGTCGGTGCCCGCCGGCAAGGAGGAGTTCTCCACCTGGCGCGAGGTGAGCACCGTCTACCACGAGGGGGCTCCGGGCCACCACCTGCAGATCGCGACGCAGGTCCACGAACGGTCCCTGAACCGGTTCCAACGCATGTTCGCCATGACCTCCGGGCACGCCGAGGGCTGGGCGCTCTACGCGGAGCGGCTGATGCAGGACCTCGGCTTCCTCTCCGACGACGGCAACCTGCTGGGCATGCTCGACGCGCACCTCTTCCGCGCGGCGCGCGTCATCGTGGACACCGGCATGCACTTGGAGCTGGAGATCCCGAAGGGCACCGGATTCCACGAGGGCGAGCGGTGGACTCCCGAGCTGGGGCTCGAGTTCATGCTCACGCGCACCATCACCGACGCCGACCACGTGCACGACGAGATCGACCGCTACCTCGGCTGGCCGGGCCAGGCCACCGCCTACAAGCTGGGCGAGCGGCTCTGGCTGGAGGCGCGGGAGGAGACCCGCCGTCGTGAGGGCGAGGCGTTCGACCTCAAGACGTTCCACACCAGGGCGTTGCGCATGGGCGGCATGGGCCTCGACACGCTCAAGGAACTGCTCTCCGCCTGA
- a CDS encoding polyprenyl synthetase family protein, producing MHHFDADLPSEIDRVLRDFLHRAGEPIRRTEPTFGPAVDALSDFVLGGGKRLRPTFAWWGWRGAGGDPDSEEAEGVLRAVASLELIQACALVHDDVIDSSDSRRGSPTVHVAFAARHTQGRWLGSAESFGRAAAVLIGDLALAWADDMFAECGLPAPALLSARPAWRAMRTEVLAGQYLDVHTQATGDASAEAALRVDRLKTAAYTVQRPLHLGAALAGAEQPLVDALLEFGGDIGVAFQLRDDLLGVFGDPSVTGKPAGDDLREGKRTLLLALGLAYAEQQGRDGERKVIADAVGDSRLTDAEVDDVRQALVDVGAVAEVERRIEEMTAGALASLQRAALAEPAAQRLAELADRATRRTS from the coding sequence ATGCACCACTTCGACGCCGACCTGCCGTCCGAGATCGACCGCGTACTGAGGGATTTCCTGCACCGCGCGGGCGAACCGATCCGCCGCACCGAGCCGACGTTCGGACCGGCGGTGGACGCGCTGAGCGACTTCGTACTCGGCGGCGGCAAGAGACTGCGGCCGACGTTCGCCTGGTGGGGTTGGCGCGGAGCGGGCGGCGATCCGGACTCCGAGGAGGCGGAGGGCGTACTGCGTGCCGTGGCGAGCCTGGAACTCATCCAGGCGTGCGCACTCGTCCACGACGACGTCATCGACTCGTCCGACTCCCGCCGCGGCTCCCCCACGGTGCACGTGGCGTTCGCGGCGCGCCACACTCAGGGACGCTGGCTGGGCTCGGCCGAGTCGTTCGGGCGGGCCGCCGCCGTCCTCATCGGCGACCTCGCCCTGGCGTGGGCCGACGACATGTTCGCCGAGTGCGGGCTGCCCGCCCCGGCACTGCTCTCCGCCCGCCCGGCATGGCGTGCCATGCGCACGGAAGTGCTCGCCGGGCAGTACCTCGACGTCCACACGCAGGCGACCGGAGACGCGTCCGCGGAGGCGGCTCTGCGCGTCGACCGGCTCAAGACGGCGGCCTACACCGTCCAGCGCCCGCTGCACCTGGGCGCGGCACTGGCCGGGGCGGAGCAGCCCCTCGTCGACGCGCTGTTGGAGTTCGGCGGTGACATCGGTGTCGCCTTCCAGTTGAGGGACGATCTGCTCGGCGTGTTCGGAGACCCGTCCGTGACGGGTAAACCCGCGGGGGACGACCTACGCGAGGGCAAGCGGACGCTGCTGCTGGCACTCGGCCTGGCCTACGCCGAGCAGCAGGGCCGTGACGGTGAGCGGAAGGTGATCGCCGACGCGGTGGGCGATTCCCGGCTGACCGACGCCGAGGTGGACGACGTCCGGCAGGCACTCGTCGACGTCGGCGCGGTGGCCGAGGTCGAACGCCGGATCGAGGAGATGACCGCTGGCGCACTGGCCTCTCTGCAGCGGGCGGCGCTCGCCGAACCGGCCGCGCAGCGGCTCGCGGAACTCGCGGACAGGGCGACCCGAAGGACGTCCTGA